Proteins encoded in a region of the Thermodesulfobacteriota bacterium genome:
- a CDS encoding NHL repeat-containing protein yields the protein MALMFGRIRLLLIILGSYSIISVFFAPDLCFAQQKTPFSLQVSFTQLEGMGKFKQIQGLFWSQAKNRLLVADTGNNRLLFFGDSEGKFRFLSEFKSDKMALPISAVETSRGTIIVSERGAQGLISYNPETGERRSILTDGFPDASSFWPTRLALDDKDNLYVVDQGNQRIYIFDGNLTYKLHINPPEPPFTGFSAVAVAKDGNIIALEAQRGIVYLFDKEGKIIRQVSKRGDLRGETEFPVDIAVDGQGRIYVLDSHRHQIVLLDRNGNWQGEIGEKGWKEGKFIFPCRVEVASDYRLFIVDADNNRLQVFIPAGRSEQ from the coding sequence ATGGCTTTGATGTTTGGCAGGATCAGGCTTTTATTAATTATCCTTGGGTCGTATAGCATTATATCGGTTTTTTTTGCACCTGATCTTTGTTTTGCCCAGCAAAAGACCCCCTTTTCCCTCCAGGTTAGTTTTACACAACTGGAAGGCATGGGCAAATTTAAGCAGATACAGGGACTTTTCTGGTCACAGGCCAAAAATAGACTGCTTGTGGCTGATACCGGCAATAACCGCCTGCTTTTCTTTGGCGACAGTGAGGGTAAATTCCGGTTCCTGTCTGAATTTAAATCCGACAAAATGGCGTTACCCATTAGCGCTGTAGAGACCAGCCGGGGGACGATTATAGTCAGCGAGCGGGGCGCTCAGGGTCTTATCAGTTATAATCCTGAGACCGGCGAGAGACGCAGCATTCTTACGGATGGATTTCCCGATGCTTCATCCTTTTGGCCTACTCGCCTGGCCTTAGATGATAAGGACAATCTCTATGTCGTGGATCAAGGGAACCAGAGAATTTACATTTTTGATGGCAATTTAACGTATAAGCTCCACATAAATCCTCCTGAACCGCCGTTCACGGGATTCTCAGCGGTAGCAGTTGCTAAGGACGGTAACATAATTGCGCTTGAGGCCCAGCGCGGTATAGTCTATCTCTTTGATAAAGAAGGGAAGATTATCCGCCAAGTTAGTAAGCGCGGGGATCTTCGCGGAGAAACTGAATTTCCGGTGGACATAGCTGTGGATGGACAGGGGCGCATTTACGTCCTGGATTCTCACCGGCATCAAATCGTACTCCTGGACCGAAACGGGAACTGGCAGGGAGAGATAGGCGAAAAGGGGTGGAAGGAGGGGAAGTTCATATTCCCTTGTCGGGTAGAAGTGGCTTCTGATTATCGGCTGTTTATAGTTGACGCCGATAATAATCGCCTACAGGTCTTTATCCCGGCCGGCCGGTCGGAGCAATAG